The Palleronia sp. THAF1 genome contains the following window.
ATAGCCATCCTCGTCGCGGACGCAGCCGTCCTCGGTGAAGTAGTAGCCTTTGTACTGCTGGAAGTAGGTGTTCATGAAGCGGTCGTGGTCGCCGTAGACCGTGCGCATCTGGCTGGGCCAGCTGTCGGCAATGGCCAGTACGCCATCGACGCCGTTGCCGTCCTGCACTTCACCCGATTCAGCATTCAGCACGACGGGCTGGATGCCGAAGAAGGGTTTGGTGGCCGATCCGGGCTTGGTGGGCGTGGCGCCGGGCAGGGGGGTCAGCATGTGGCCGCCGGTTTCGGTCTGCCACCACGTGTCGACAATGGGACAGTTCCCCTTGCCGACGACGTCGTTGTACCAGTGCCACGCCTCTGGGTTGATCGGCTCGCCCACAGTGCCCAGCAGTTTCAGCGACGACAGGTCGTGCTTTTCGACCGGCTCGTTCCCCTTGCCCATCAGCGCGCGGATGGCGGTAGGGGCAGTGTAGAACTGGTTGACCTTGTGGTCGGCGCAGATCTTCCAGAAGCGGCCCGCGTCGGGGTAGGTGGGCACGCCTTCGAACATCAGCGTCGTGGCGCCGTTCGCGAGCGGGCCGTAGACGATATAGCTGTGGCCGGTGACCCAGCCCACGTCTGCGGTGCACCAATAGACGTCGCCGTCGTGGTAATCGAAGGTGTATTCGTGAGTCATCGACGTGTAGACGATATAGCCGCCGGTGGAATGCACCACGCCCTTGGGCTGGCCGGTGGAGCCAGAGGTGTAGAGGATGAACAGCGGGTCTTCGGCGTTCATCTCCTCTGCCGGGCAGGAGTCGGACACGCCGTCTTCCATCTCGTGCAGCCAGTGGTCGCGACCGTCTTCCCAGTTGATGTCATTGCCCGCACGCTTGACGACCAGCATCTTGGCGTCGTGTTCGACCTTCTCGAACGCCTTGTCGGCGTTCTGCTTCAGGGGCGTCACGCGACCGCCACGGGGGCTGCCGTCAGAGGTGATGACAACCTTGGCCTTGGAGCCGTTGATGCGGCTGGATAGCGCTTCGGGCGAGAAGCCCGCGAAGACGACTGAGTGGATGGCGCCGATGCGTGCGCAGGCTAGCATGGCGTAGGCGGCTTGCGGGATCATGGGCAGGTAGATGACGACCCGATCGCCCTTTTCGACGCCCATCTCCTTCAGGACGTTGGCGAACTTGCCGACATGAGAGGCGAGCTGGTTGTAGCTGATGTGCTGGTCGCTGCCGTCGTCCTCATCCGGAACCCAGATAATCGCGGTCTGGTCGCCACGGTCCTTCAGGTGACGGTCGATGCAGTTGGCGGCGACGTTCAGGGTGCCGTCCTCGAACCATTTGATGTCCACCTGACCATAGGTGAAATCGGTGTTCTTGACCTTTGTGTAGGGCTTGATCCAGTCGATCCGCTTGCCGTGTTCCCCCCAGAAGCCTTCGGGGTCCTTGATCGAGCGGTCGTACATCTCGTCGTACGTGGCGCCGTCGATATGGGCCTTTCGTACGAAATCTTCGGATGGCGCATACGTCTTCGCGGCGGTTTCGTCTTTCATCTCTGTCTCCTCCACAGATCTTGCGATCCGGCCCCTTGGCGGGTCGGGCTATCATGCAGAACTCTAGGCCGGGTCGCCTAGATGGCGAGGTATTCCTGCCGCAGCTTCTCGTCTTCCAAGACTTCCTTGGCCGAGCCGTCGAATACGACAGAGCCGGTGTCCAGGATCACCGCGCGGTCGGCCAGCTTCAAAGCGGCGATGGCGTTTTGTTCCACCAGGATCGTGGTGATCCCCTGATCGCGGATGATCTGCAACGTCTTTGCAATTTCCTGCACGATAACAGGAGCCAGACCTTCGTAGGGTTCATCCAGCAGCAACACCTTGATGTCGCGGCACAGGGCGCGGCCGATGGCCAGCATCTGCTGTTCGCCGCCAGACAAGGTTACGCCTTCCTGCTTGCGGCGTTCGCCAAGGCGGGGGAACAGTTCGAACACACGGTCGATGGACCAGCCTTTGGGCGGCGCGATCTGCGCCAGTTCAAGGTTCTCCTGCACTGTCAGGCCGGGGATAATCCGGCGGTCTTCGGGCACCAACTGGATGCCGTTGGCGGCGGCCTCATGGGCTTTCATGTCATGCAGGGGCTTATGGTCCAGCCAGATTTCGCCGTGGCGGACTTCAGGCGTGCCGACCCGCGCGATGGCGCGCAAGGTGGACGTTTTGCCCGCGCCGTTGCGGCCCAGAAGGGCGAGGATCTCGCCCTCATGGACGTTGAAGCTGACGTTCTGGACGATGTAGCTTTCGCCGTAATACGCCTCCAGGTTCCAGACGGACAGGAACGCAGGGGCGGTGGCCGCGTGGTTGGCGTTGCGGTCGAAGCCTTCGGTTGTGGCGGGTTTGTTCATCGCGGCTGCTCCTAGACTTCGGCTTCGCCAAGGTACGCTTCGCGCACCTTGGGGTTGCCCTTGATGTTCTCTGGCTCGTCCTCGACCAGAGGGGTGCCCTGCGCGAGAACGGTGATCCGGTCGGCAAGGGAGAAGACGACGTGCATGTCGTGTTCGATGATGCACATGGTCAAGTTGCCCTTGGCCTTGATGGTCTTGAGCAGGTCGATGGTGTTGTTGGTATCGGCCCGCGCCATGCCGGCGGTCGGTTCGTCCAGCAGCAAAAGCTTGGGCTTCTGGGACAGGCACATCGCCATTTCCAAGCGCCGCTTGTCACCGCGGGACAGGCTGGAGGCGACGATGTCGCGTTTCCCCAGCATGTTCACCTCGTCCAGCATCTGCTCGGCCTGGGCGGTGATATCGGTTTCATGCTCCGTGCGCTCGATGGCGTGCATGCGGAACGAGCCGTCACGCTTGGCGAAGCAGGGGATCATCACGTTCTCGAACACGGTCAGATCGGCGAAGATTTCCGGCGTCTGGAACACGCGAGAAATACCCATCTGATTGATCTCATAGGGCTTGCGGCCCAGCACGGAGGTGCCGTCGAACGTGACAGAGCCTGAGTCCGGTATCAGCTTGCCCACAAGGCAGTTCAGCAGCGTGGACTTGCCGGCCCCGTTCGGGCCGATGATGGCGTGGCAGGTGTTTTCCTTGACGGACAGGTTCACGTCACCCAACGCCTGCAGACCACCGAAGCGCTTGTTGACGCCTTTGACTTCCAGAATACCCATGGTGTCTCTCCTTATTCCGAGGCGTCGCGCTTGGCGGCGGCTGTGTCTTCCACGTGGGCGCTTTTGCGGTCGCGGCGGAAGATGGTGGCGAAGCGGGTGCCGCCCTCGACCAGACCACCGGGCAGGAAGATGACCACCAGCATGAACATCAGGCCAAGCGTCAGGTGCCAGCCCTTGCCGACGAAGGGGTAGATGATGGTGACGAAGACGTCGGACAGGCCGTCCGGGAAGATCGCGAACCAGGTCTCCAGCGTGGTCTTGTTGATGGTCGACACGATGTTCTCGAAGTACTTGATGAAGCCCGCGCCCAGCACCGGCCCGATCAGGGTGCCAGCGCCGCCGAGGATGGTCATCAGGACTACCTCGCCCGATGCAGTCCAGAACATGCGTTCCGCGCCCACCTGCGTGTCCATCGCCACCAGCAGGCCACCGGCCAGACCGGCATACATGCCAGAGATCACGAAGGCCGCCAGCGTGTAGGGTTTGGGGCTGATTCCGGTGTAATTCAGGCGGTTCTGGTTCGACTTCACCGCCCGCAGCATCATGCCGAAGGGCGAGCGGAAAAGGCGGATCGACAGGTAGAACGCCAGCAGCATCATCGCACCGGCAATGTAATAGCCCGCGTTCAGCGTGAAGGCCCAGCCGCCGACGGTCAGCTCGTAGCTGGCTTTCATATCAAGCCCGAAGAGGTTGGCAGAGGGGCGCGCACCTTCGCCTGCACCGAAGAGACCATCCAGAATGCGCGGGTCGGCCAGCTTCAGTTGCATGCCGGTCTCGCCACCCGTGATGGGCGTCAGGACCGAATAGGCCAGCGCGTAGGACATCATGGCGAAGGCCAGCGTCAGGATCGAGAAGTAGATGCCCGACCGCCGCAGGCTGATGTAGCCCACGAGCAGGCTGAACAGGCCCGCCACGACGACCGACGCGATGATCGCCGGGATGACGTTGGTGGTCAGCAGCTTCATCATCCAGATGCCCGCGTAGGAACCGACACCCAGGAAGGCTGCGTGGCCGAACGAGAGGTAGCCGGTTAGCCCGAACAGGATGTTGAAGCCGATGGCGAAGGTGCCGAAGATCACGAACCGCTGCATCAGGTCGGGATAGCCGGCGTTGAACAAGGCCATGCCGCTGTCCACCGGGAAGGGGTTCAGGATGAACGGCGCAAGCACGGTCAACCCGACCACCAGTAGGAATAGGCCGAAGTCCTTTTTGCGCAGGCCCAGGATAGAGGCCGACTTGGCGCGTGTCGTGGATCGGCCAGCGGCGACGGGGGCGGATGTTGTTTGATCGGTCATGGCTTATTCCTCCATCACGCCTTTGCGGCCCATCAGGCCACGGGGGCGGGTCAGCAGCACGATGATGGCCACCAGGTAGATGATGATCTGATTGATGCCGGGCACCAGGTCGAGCACTTGGGACATGGACGCGAAAGCCTCGATGATGCCCAGAAGGAAGCCCGCCAGCACGGCGCCCGGAAGGCTGCCCATGCCACCCACGACGACCACGACGAAGGACAGCACAAGGAAATCCATGCCCATGTGGTAGTTCGGACTGTTGATCGGCGTGTACATCACCCCAGCAAGTCCTGCGACAGCGGCCGCGATGCCGAACATGATGGTGAAGCGCTTGTCGATGTCGATGCCAAGGATGGTTACCGTTTCACGGTCGGCCATACCGGCGCGAACGACCATGCCGAAGGTGGTGAACTGCAGGAAGCCGAAGACTGCGGCGATCACGACCATGGCGAACAGGAAGTAGATCAGGCGCCAGTAGGGGTACACGATCGAGCCTGCGTCAAAGCCCAGCAGCATCCCGAAGTCGAAGCTGCCGACGAAGGCGTCCGGCGCGGGTGTCGGGATCGGGTTGGCGCCGTAGAAATACTTGATGACCTCTTGCAGCACGATGGCCAGGCCGAAGGTCACAAGGATCTGGTCGGCGTGGGGGCGCTTGTAGAAGTGGCGGATCAGGCCGCGCTCCATCGCGACCCCGATGCCGATCATCACGGGAATGGCGAAGAGGATGGAAATCGGAACCGCCCAGTCGATGATGCCAGCGCCTAGGTTCTCACCGAAGATGCTGTAGATGTAGGGCACATCCATGGTCATCGGGTTGCCAAGGAAGTCGGTGCGCCCTTCGACGACGACCTCGTGGCTGAGTTGCAGCAGGTTCGACATGGTGACGGCGCAGAAGGCCCCCAGCATGAACAGCGCGCCGTGGGCGAAATTGACGACCCCAAGGGTGCCGAAAATGAGGGTAAGGCCCAAGGCGATCAGCGCATAGGCGCTGCCCTTGTCCAGACCGTTCAGGACTTGAAGGATGATGGCTTCCATTGCGGCGGACTCCGGCTTGCACGTTTCCTGTGCCGCCGCCCCGAAAGGGCAGCGGTGATACTCTTGTGTCTGTGTATTTGGTCAGACGATGCGCCGCTGATGGCGCGATGCCCCGGACCGAAGCCCGGGGCGGGGCGCATTACGCGCCGGGGTTGCACTCACCCAAGGAGCCACCGGCGAACTGGGCGTTGTCCGGCTCGTAGGTGACTTGCTCGGCAGGCGTGACCTCGACGATTTCGACCAGGTCGAATTCGTTCTCGGGGTTCTCCTTGCCGCGCACCACGACCACGTCCTTGAAGCACTGGTGATCGTCGGCACGGTAGGTGGTCGGACCATTGCCCAGGCCGTCGAACTCGAAGCCTTCGAGAGCTTCGACCACGGCGCAGGGGTTGAACGAGCCTGCACGGGTGACGGCATCGGCGTAGAGCATCGTCTGCACGTAGCAGGTGTGCGCGGCCTGCGACGGCGGGAAGCCGTACTTTTCGCCGAAGGACTGAACGAAGGCGTTGGTGCCGGAGTAGCGGTCGCCCAGCTGGTTCTCCAGCTTCCAGTCCCAGTTCTGCGAACCAAGGATGCCGGCGATGTTCTGACCCGCACCGCGCGCCATCAGCTCGGAGTACAGCGGCACGACGATTTCGAACTGCTTGTCGCCGACCATGCGCTCACGCAGGCCGAACTGGACGGCGTTGGTCAGCGAGTTGACCATGTTGCCGCCGTAGTGGTTCAGCACGAGGACATCGGCGTCGGACTGCAGGACCGGCGCGATGTAGGACGAGAAGTCCGTCTGCGTCAGCGGCGTCTTGACCGAGTTCACGGTGGACCAGCCAAGGGCTTCGGTCGACTCGCGCATGGCCTGCTCGGTCGTGTAGCCCCAGTTGTAGTCGGCGGTCAGGTGATAGGCCTTACGGTCGTTGCCGTACTGGTCGACCAGGATCGGCGCGAGAGCGGCACCCGACATGTAGGAGTTGAAGAAGTGGCGGAAGCCGTTGGCCTTCTTGTCCTTGCCGGTCGTGTCGTTGGAGTGCGTGAGGCCCGCCATGAAGATGACGCCAGCGGTCTGGCACAGGTCCTGCACGGCCACGGCCACACCGGACGAAGAACCGCCCGAGATCATGATCGCGCCGTCTTTCTGGATCATCGACTGCGCGGATGCGCGTGCGGCGTCAGACTTGGTCTGCGTGTCGCCGGTGACGAACTGAACCCGCTTGCCGTTGATGCCGTTGCCTTCCAGCACCTGGCTGGAGAACGTCCGCATCATGCCGCCGTCGCCTTCGCCGTTCAGGTGCTCGACCGCCAGCTCGAATGCGCGCAGCTCGTCGGCGCCTTCATCGGCGTAGGGGCCGGACTGGGGCACGTTGAAGCCCAGCGTGACGGTGTCGCCTTCTGGCGCGTTGGTGAAGCCGGTGTGGGCGGCGGCCCAGACCGATCCGGTGAAGATCGTGGGCGTCGCAAGCGCGATGCCGGTCGCGGCACCGGTCTTCATCAGACCGCGGCGCGTCAGGTTCGATTTCGTCATGAGTATCCTCCCGATTTCATGTCGAAGCGCCGATCGTTTCCTCCCACGGCGCTTCATGTCCCTTTACAGGACTGGGGCGATAATGTGGCGTGGCGTCATTCCGCGCAACAAATCATTGTGACGCTTGGTTATTTCTGTAAATAATTGTCATGCCTTGGCGAGCAATTTGTAAACTTCTTTGTGTTGCGTCGCAGAAAGCCATTGGGGACACGTAAGGAATCGCGGAATGGAGGCAGGCGGCGCAGGTGCGCGGATACGGTCCAAAAGGATCGAGCGGGGGCTCAGTCAGACCGAACTCGCCCAGCGGGCGCAGATCTCGGCCTCATACCTCAGTCTGATTGAGCATGACCGTCGTCCGGTGAGCGGGAAAGCCTTGGCGCGCATCGCGTCGGCCTTGGGAAGCGATCCGGCCACCTTGTCGGGCGGAGCGGATGCGCAGGTGGTGAAGGCGCTGAGCCGGGCGGCCAGCCGCCATGCCGACGCGGGTGAGGCTGGGCAGGCGGTGCGCTTCGCGGCGGAGTTTCCGGATTGGGCGCAGCTGGTCGTCGATCAATCCGCGCGGATCGCGGCGCTGGAAGCGCAGGTCGCCGCCATGGGGGATCGAATGGCGCATGATCCCGCGCTGTCGGCCTCTGTCCACGATGTATTGTCGGTCGCAACGGCAATCCGGTCCACCGCCGCCATCCTTGCGGCGGGCGAGCCGTTGGAGCGTGAGTGGCAGGATCGTTTTCACCGTAACATCCACGAAGACAGCCGCCGTTTGGCGTCATCGGCGCAGGGTCTCGCCGCCTATCTGACGGATGGACGGCGCGAAGACGAATTGGCGACGCCAGAGGAAGAGGTGACCGCTTGGTTGGCCGAACGCGACCACGTGGTGCGCGGGACGGAAGCGGTGGACGATGGGCTAAGCGCGGCGGGGCGTGCTGCGTTGGGGCGGTATCTGCAAGAGGTTCGTGCGGATGTGGCAATGCTCGATCCGGTCGTACTGCTCGATGCGTTTCAGGACTGCGGTCGCGATCCTTTCGCCACCGTGGATGCGCTGGAAGTGGCGCCAGAGGTGGTGCTGCGGTCCATCGCGCGATTGCCGGAGGCGGCGGCGGGGCCGGTGGGATTGGTGGAATGCGACGGGGCAGGAGCGGTGCTGCATCGCCGCGCGGTTCCCGGTTTCGACATTCCGCGAGCAGGTGCGGCCTGCGCGCTTTGGCCGATCTTTCAGGTGCTGCTGTCGTCCGAACACCCCCGCCGCGATCTGGTGCGGCAGGCAGGGCCAGACGCGCGCCCCATGCTGGCCTACAGCGTCGCGCGGATCGGTCGGGCAGGGGGGCTCTCGGCTCCGCTGACCGCGCGGGCGACGATGCTGCTGATGCCCGCGCCGCTTGGTCAGGATGTGGCTCCGTCGGTTGGATCAAGTTGCCGGATGTGCCCCTTGACCGACTGCCCGGCACGGCGCGCGG
Protein-coding sequences here:
- the acs gene encoding acetate--CoA ligase — its product is MKDETAAKTYAPSEDFVRKAHIDGATYDEMYDRSIKDPEGFWGEHGKRIDWIKPYTKVKNTDFTYGQVDIKWFEDGTLNVAANCIDRHLKDRGDQTAIIWVPDEDDGSDQHISYNQLASHVGKFANVLKEMGVEKGDRVVIYLPMIPQAAYAMLACARIGAIHSVVFAGFSPEALSSRINGSKAKVVITSDGSPRGGRVTPLKQNADKAFEKVEHDAKMLVVKRAGNDINWEDGRDHWLHEMEDGVSDSCPAEEMNAEDPLFILYTSGSTGQPKGVVHSTGGYIVYTSMTHEYTFDYHDGDVYWCTADVGWVTGHSYIVYGPLANGATTLMFEGVPTYPDAGRFWKICADHKVNQFYTAPTAIRALMGKGNEPVEKHDLSSLKLLGTVGEPINPEAWHWYNDVVGKGNCPIVDTWWQTETGGHMLTPLPGATPTKPGSATKPFFGIQPVVLNAESGEVQDGNGVDGVLAIADSWPSQMRTVYGDHDRFMNTYFQQYKGYYFTEDGCVRDEDGYYWITGRVDDVINVSGHRMGTAEVESALVSHKAVNEAAVVGVPHDVKGQAIYCYVSLMDGNEPSDELKKELQDHVRAEIGPIAKPDFIQWAPGLPKTRSGKIMRRILRKVAANEHDSLGDTSTLAEPEVVDDLIANRLNK
- a CDS encoding ABC transporter ATP-binding protein → MNKPATTEGFDRNANHAATAPAFLSVWNLEAYYGESYIVQNVSFNVHEGEILALLGRNGAGKTSTLRAIARVGTPEVRHGEIWLDHKPLHDMKAHEAAANGIQLVPEDRRIIPGLTVQENLELAQIAPPKGWSIDRVFELFPRLGERRKQEGVTLSGGEQQMLAIGRALCRDIKVLLLDEPYEGLAPVIVQEIAKTLQIIRDQGITTILVEQNAIAALKLADRAVILDTGSVVFDGSAKEVLEDEKLRQEYLAI
- a CDS encoding ABC transporter ATP-binding protein, whose product is MGILEVKGVNKRFGGLQALGDVNLSVKENTCHAIIGPNGAGKSTLLNCLVGKLIPDSGSVTFDGTSVLGRKPYEINQMGISRVFQTPEIFADLTVFENVMIPCFAKRDGSFRMHAIERTEHETDITAQAEQMLDEVNMLGKRDIVASSLSRGDKRRLEMAMCLSQKPKLLLLDEPTAGMARADTNNTIDLLKTIKAKGNLTMCIIEHDMHVVFSLADRITVLAQGTPLVEDEPENIKGNPKVREAYLGEAEV
- a CDS encoding branched-chain amino acid ABC transporter permease, producing MLGLRKKDFGLFLLVVGLTVLAPFILNPFPVDSGMALFNAGYPDLMQRFVIFGTFAIGFNILFGLTGYLSFGHAAFLGVGSYAGIWMMKLLTTNVIPAIIASVVVAGLFSLLVGYISLRRSGIYFSILTLAFAMMSYALAYSVLTPITGGETGMQLKLADPRILDGLFGAGEGARPSANLFGLDMKASYELTVGGWAFTLNAGYYIAGAMMLLAFYLSIRLFRSPFGMMLRAVKSNQNRLNYTGISPKPYTLAAFVISGMYAGLAGGLLVAMDTQVGAERMFWTASGEVVLMTILGGAGTLIGPVLGAGFIKYFENIVSTINKTTLETWFAIFPDGLSDVFVTIIYPFVGKGWHLTLGLMFMLVVIFLPGGLVEGGTRFATIFRRDRKSAHVEDTAAAKRDASE
- a CDS encoding branched-chain amino acid ABC transporter permease; the protein is MEAIILQVLNGLDKGSAYALIALGLTLIFGTLGVVNFAHGALFMLGAFCAVTMSNLLQLSHEVVVEGRTDFLGNPMTMDVPYIYSIFGENLGAGIIDWAVPISILFAIPVMIGIGVAMERGLIRHFYKRPHADQILVTFGLAIVLQEVIKYFYGANPIPTPAPDAFVGSFDFGMLLGFDAGSIVYPYWRLIYFLFAMVVIAAVFGFLQFTTFGMVVRAGMADRETVTILGIDIDKRFTIMFGIAAAVAGLAGVMYTPINSPNYHMGMDFLVLSFVVVVVGGMGSLPGAVLAGFLLGIIEAFASMSQVLDLVPGINQIIIYLVAIIVLLTRPRGLMGRKGVMEE
- a CDS encoding substrate-binding protein, which encodes MTKSNLTRRGLMKTGAATGIALATPTIFTGSVWAAAHTGFTNAPEGDTVTLGFNVPQSGPYADEGADELRAFELAVEHLNGEGDGGMMRTFSSQVLEGNGINGKRVQFVTGDTQTKSDAARASAQSMIQKDGAIMISGGSSSGVAVAVQDLCQTAGVIFMAGLTHSNDTTGKDKKANGFRHFFNSYMSGAALAPILVDQYGNDRKAYHLTADYNWGYTTEQAMRESTEALGWSTVNSVKTPLTQTDFSSYIAPVLQSDADVLVLNHYGGNMVNSLTNAVQFGLRERMVGDKQFEIVVPLYSELMARGAGQNIAGILGSQNWDWKLENQLGDRYSGTNAFVQSFGEKYGFPPSQAAHTCYVQTMLYADAVTRAGSFNPCAVVEALEGFEFDGLGNGPTTYRADDHQCFKDVVVVRGKENPENEFDLVEIVEVTPAEQVTYEPDNAQFAGGSLGECNPGA
- a CDS encoding short-chain fatty acyl-CoA regulator family protein translates to MSGKALARIASALGSDPATLSGGADAQVVKALSRAASRHADAGEAGQAVRFAAEFPDWAQLVVDQSARIAALEAQVAAMGDRMAHDPALSASVHDVLSVATAIRSTAAILAAGEPLEREWQDRFHRNIHEDSRRLASSAQGLAAYLTDGRREDELATPEEEVTAWLAERDHVVRGTEAVDDGLSAAGRAALGRYLQEVRADVAMLDPVVLLDAFQDCGRDPFATVDALEVAPEVVLRSIARLPEAAAGPVGLVECDGAGAVLHRRAVPGFDIPRAGAACALWPIFQVLLSSEHPRRDLVRQAGPDARPMLAYSVARIGRAGGLSAPLTARATMLLMPAPLGQDVAPSVGSSCRMCPLTDCPARRAASIL